One genomic segment of Arcobacter porcinus includes these proteins:
- a CDS encoding glycosyltransferase family 2 protein, protein MRYLIFALSLSGLFLLFYWLTNDNFINLKEDSFDKVQSVSYSPFEGFERNLLKDEDIRKDIILLNDYTYKIRTYGTKEAEKILEAISGLENSNLKIDLGLWLGKDKEDNNIEIIRASSLLENYPSLIDSVIVGNEVLLRKDLDPIELFTYVTLVKDFTTKPVTIAETWDIWEKNPELSSYVDYVMIHILPYWEKVPIKQYNSFVVEKFTLIKDLFPYKKIVIGETGWPSLGYNNNSAVPSVKNQARAIRGFLNLAKDKGYTYNIIEAFDQPWKGYDEGNAGQYWGLFNTNREAKFTLHGEFQANKYWAYQIFSAIFLGVFLTFIGLRNQKINASHFFAYSIASFGMAFGIVMAIFYPLLNYMNFGMWIMWGMGSLLMIPLVIITLAKANELFRSSIGIAPSRLIPLDLKSKNIPKVSIHVPAYKEEPHVLSETLKSLSKLTYPNYEVLVIINNTPEDYYKSPIKELCEDLGEKFKYLDITCTGFKAGALNMALDYTDKDTEIIAVIDADYKVESSWLVDLVPLFDDPKVAIVQAPQDHRDGDESIIKSAMNAEYAGFFDIGMVDRNEENAIVVHGTMVMVRLSSMMEVGGWGTDTIVEDSELGLRLFEAGYIAHYTNRRYGFGLLPDSVEAFKTQRHRWAYGAIQILKKHWREFKPSSKKLSSAQKNKFVTGWFFWLSDAMGPVMAIMNIIWVPVIIFVGVTIPTIPLTIPIITAFLVNILHTFILYRTKVKATFKEIFLSSIASMSLQLIIFKAVFDGFIKDGLPFKRTEKGGKAKKGSSPIKYETIFAILLLSAFFSLIFTNSSGIFEIYLFASTILIQAIPYISAIILRALELYSIKNNK, encoded by the coding sequence TTGAGATATTTAATATTTGCACTAAGTTTATCTGGACTATTTTTACTTTTTTACTGGCTTACTAATGATAACTTCATAAATTTAAAAGAGGACTCTTTTGATAAAGTTCAATCTGTTTCATACTCACCATTTGAAGGTTTTGAAAGAAATCTATTAAAAGATGAAGATATTAGAAAAGATATTATTTTATTAAATGATTATACATATAAAATAAGAACTTATGGTACAAAAGAGGCTGAGAAGATTTTAGAAGCTATTAGTGGTTTAGAAAACTCAAATTTAAAAATAGATTTAGGTCTTTGGTTAGGCAAAGATAAAGAAGATAATAATATTGAAATTATAAGAGCTTCATCTTTACTTGAAAACTATCCATCATTAATAGATAGTGTAATTGTAGGAAATGAGGTTTTATTAAGAAAAGACTTAGATCCTATTGAGCTTTTTACTTATGTAACTTTAGTAAAGGATTTTACTACAAAACCAGTAACAATCGCTGAAACTTGGGATATTTGGGAGAAAAATCCTGAATTATCTTCTTATGTTGATTATGTGATGATTCATATCTTACCTTATTGGGAAAAGGTTCCAATAAAACAATATAATAGTTTCGTTGTAGAAAAATTTACTCTAATTAAAGATCTATTTCCTTATAAAAAAATTGTAATAGGAGAGACAGGTTGGCCAAGCCTTGGTTACAACAATAATAGTGCAGTTCCTAGTGTTAAAAATCAAGCAAGAGCAATAAGAGGTTTTTTAAATTTAGCAAAAGACAAAGGATATACTTATAATATTATTGAAGCTTTTGATCAACCTTGGAAAGGCTATGATGAAGGAAATGCAGGACAATATTGGGGACTTTTTAATACAAATAGAGAAGCAAAATTTACTCTTCATGGGGAGTTTCAAGCAAATAAATATTGGGCTTATCAAATATTTTCTGCTATATTTTTAGGAGTGTTTCTTACTTTTATAGGACTTAGAAATCAAAAAATAAATGCAAGTCACTTCTTCGCTTATAGTATTGCATCTTTTGGTATGGCATTTGGTATTGTTATGGCAATTTTCTATCCACTTTTAAACTATATGAATTTTGGAATGTGGATTATGTGGGGAATGGGAAGTTTACTTATGATTCCACTTGTAATTATTACTTTAGCTAAAGCAAATGAACTTTTTAGAAGTTCAATTGGAATAGCTCCATCAAGACTTATTCCTCTTGATTTAAAATCAAAAAACATCCCAAAAGTATCAATTCATGTTCCAGCATATAAAGAAGAGCCTCATGTTTTATCTGAAACTTTAAAAAGCCTTTCAAAACTTACTTATCCAAATTATGAAGTTTTGGTAATTATAAATAATACTCCTGAAGATTATTATAAATCTCCTATAAAAGAGTTATGTGAAGATTTAGGTGAAAAGTTTAAATATCTTGACATAACTTGTACAGGTTTTAAAGCAGGTGCTTTAAATATGGCACTTGATTATACAGATAAGGATACTGAAATTATTGCTGTTATTGATGCTGATTATAAAGTTGAATCATCTTGGCTTGTAGATTTAGTTCCTTTATTTGATGATCCAAAAGTAGCAATAGTTCAAGCACCTCAAGATCATAGAGATGGTGATGAAAGTATAATAAAGTCTGCTATGAATGCTGAATATGCTGGTTTCTTTGATATTGGTATGGTTGATAGAAATGAAGAAAATGCAATTGTTGTTCATGGAACAATGGTTATGGTAAGACTGAGTTCCATGATGGAAGTTGGTGGTTGGGGAACTGATACTATTGTTGAAGATAGTGAATTAGGTCTTAGACTTTTTGAAGCTGGATATATAGCTCACTACACAAATAGAAGATATGGTTTTGGTTTACTTCCTGATAGTGTTGAAGCTTTTAAAACTCAAAGACATAGATGGGCATATGGTGCTATTCAGATTTTGAAAAAGCATTGGAGAGAGTTTAAACCTAGCTCAAAAAAATTAAGCTCTGCTCAAAAAAATAAATTTGTAACAGGATGGTTTTTTTGGTTAAGTGATGCAATGGGTCCTGTTATGGCGATTATGAATATTATTTGGGTTCCTGTTATTATTTTTGTTGGTGTTACAATTCCTACAATTCCACTTACAATTCCAATCATAACAGCATTTTTAGTAAATATTTTGCATACATTTATCTTATATAGAACAAAAGTAAAAGCTACCTTTAAAGAGATATTTTTAAGTTCAATTGCATCTATGAGCCTTCAGTTGATTATTTTTAAAGCTGTTTTTGATGGATTTATTAAAGATGGATTACCTTTTAAAAGAACTGAAAAAGGTGGAAAAGCGAAGAAAGGTTCAAGCCCTATAAAATATGAAACAATTTTTGCGATTCTACTTCTAAGTGCATTTTTCTCTCTTATATTTACAAATAGTTCAGGAATCTTTGAGATATATCTATTTGCTAGTACAATTTTAATTCAAGCTATTCCATATATTAGTGCGATTATTTTAAGAGCTTTAGAACTATACTCTATAAAAAACAACAAGTAG
- a CDS encoding IS110 family transposase, whose product MYYVGIDIAKSFHVVTIIDENEVKVTQKPIRVTNCIDGFSKFITKLETISSNTNDFIIGLEATGIYGENLWEFLNSHGFNVKLLNPFQTTRYREQHTMKKVKNDNIDSWIIALFLKDGKYSSGYVTDDEYQSLRTLYRNRASIQSDMKEVKKRILTQVTVTFPELENFIDIFSITGLALLDKYPTAHHYKHSSVDRILKIFRHIQGNSFNNQKAIEVLELAKNSIYSGKAKDARAIAIKSSIRLLKIYQEELSILEEEILALLEKNGIKEEKDVPTNSLIENLKTIPGVSSKTIAAVISECGDLSRFKTPIKFIGYLGLFPTENSSGNSKSTGHLSKRGSSLAKHALYMASVSCLLHNKELKQYYDTKKSQGKSKQEGIIAVARKLATIIYSIFRYNTPYDPSRVFSKS is encoded by the coding sequence ATGTATTATGTTGGAATTGATATTGCTAAAAGCTTTCATGTTGTTACTATCATTGATGAGAATGAAGTAAAAGTTACACAAAAACCTATAAGAGTTACAAACTGTATTGATGGATTTTCAAAGTTTATTACTAAACTTGAAACTATTTCATCAAATACAAATGATTTTATAATTGGTCTTGAAGCAACTGGTATTTATGGTGAAAACCTTTGGGAGTTTTTAAATTCTCATGGGTTTAATGTTAAACTATTAAATCCATTTCAAACAACTAGATATAGAGAACAACACACAATGAAGAAAGTAAAAAACGACAACATAGATTCTTGGATCATAGCTTTATTTTTAAAAGATGGTAAATATAGTTCAGGTTATGTAACTGATGACGAATATCAGAGTTTAAGAACTTTATATCGTAATCGTGCTTCTATACAATCAGACATGAAAGAAGTAAAGAAGAGAATACTTACTCAAGTAACAGTTACATTTCCAGAACTTGAAAATTTTATTGATATATTTAGCATCACAGGGCTTGCACTTTTAGATAAATATCCAACTGCACACCACTATAAACATAGTAGTGTTGACAGGATACTTAAAATTTTTAGACATATTCAAGGAAATAGTTTTAATAACCAAAAGGCTATAGAGGTTTTAGAGTTAGCAAAAAACTCTATTTATTCAGGTAAAGCCAAAGATGCAAGAGCTATTGCTATTAAAAGTTCTATTAGACTTCTTAAAATATATCAAGAAGAACTATCTATATTAGAAGAAGAGATATTAGCACTTCTTGAAAAAAATGGTATTAAAGAGGAAAAAGATGTTCCAACTAATTCATTGATTGAGAACTTAAAAACTATTCCTGGAGTTTCATCTAAAACTATTGCTGCAGTTATTAGTGAATGTGGAGATCTATCAAGATTTAAAACACCTATTAAATTTATTGGTTATCTTGGATTATTTCCAACAGAAAATAGCTCAGGTAATTCCAAATCTACAGGTCATTTAAGCAAAAGAGGTTCTTCTTTAGCTAAACATGCTTTATATATGGCAAGTGTTAGTTGTTTATTACACAACAAAGAACTAAAACAATATTATGATACAAAAAAGTCTCAAGGTAAATCCAAACAGGAGGGAATTATTGCTGTTGCTAGAAAACTTGCAACCATAATTTACTCTATATTTAGATACAACACTCCATATGATCCATCTCGTGTATTTTCTAAGTCATAA
- a CDS encoding cation:proton antiporter — protein sequence MENLLLTLFLAIFLATVINIILKKFEVSPIIGYILTGAIISYGFHFKGADIQSLDAIAEFGIVFLMFTIGLEISVDKIKKMKEILLLNGFLQVHISAAIIFAIAYFLFHLSIEISLIVAFAYSLSSTAIVLPYFKSSKDIYTPYGEKSTAILIYQDLAVIPILLLISFLTNKDLSITEVFIKTFISAAVITLFMFIFGKKIIDWLLRFSSKTRLEELFFGAVFSIVLGASLLAEYLGFTYSLGAFLAGMIIADTKFRIKVESDISNSKDLLLGTFFFTVGTKIDILYFIENIHIVFGLFFLVMLIKAIVIYIIIRRKADKNTSVKSAIALCQVGEFSFAIFTLASNKGLIEDNVASFLMLISVLSMILTPRIINL from the coding sequence GTGGAAAATCTTTTATTGACACTATTTTTGGCTATCTTTTTAGCAACTGTTATAAATATAATATTAAAAAAGTTTGAAGTATCTCCTATTATTGGATATATCTTAACAGGAGCCATAATTTCATATGGTTTTCATTTTAAGGGTGCAGATATACAATCTTTAGATGCTATTGCAGAATTTGGAATAGTTTTTCTAATGTTTACAATAGGACTTGAAATAAGTGTTGATAAAATTAAAAAAATGAAAGAGATTCTACTTTTAAATGGTTTCTTGCAAGTTCATATAAGTGCAGCAATAATCTTTGCTATTGCATATTTCTTATTTCATTTAAGTATTGAAATATCTTTAATTGTTGCTTTTGCTTACTCTTTATCTTCAACAGCAATTGTTCTTCCATATTTTAAATCATCAAAAGATATTTATACTCCTTATGGAGAAAAAAGTACAGCAATTCTTATATATCAAGATTTAGCAGTAATTCCAATCTTACTTTTAATCTCTTTTTTGACAAATAAAGATTTAAGTATCACAGAAGTATTTATAAAAACTTTTATTTCTGCTGCTGTTATTACTCTTTTTATGTTTATTTTTGGAAAAAAGATAATTGATTGGTTATTAAGATTTTCATCAAAAACTAGATTAGAAGAGTTGTTTTTTGGAGCTGTTTTTTCAATAGTTCTTGGAGCATCACTTTTGGCTGAATATCTTGGATTTACATACTCTTTAGGAGCATTTTTAGCAGGTATGATAATAGCTGATACAAAGTTTAGAATAAAAGTAGAATCAGATATCTCAAATTCAAAAGATTTACTTTTAGGAACATTCTTTTTTACAGTTGGAACAAAAATTGATATTTTATACTTTATAGAGAATATTCATATTGTTTTTGGATTATTTTTTCTTGTGATGCTTATAAAAGCAATAGTTATATATATTATTATTAGAAGAAAAGCAGATAAAAATACATCTGTTAAAAGTGCAATTGCTCTTTGTCAAGTTGGAGAGTTCTCTTTTGCAATATTTACCTTGGCTTCAAATAAAGGTTTAATTGAAGATAATGTAGCAAGTTTTTTGATGCTAATATCTGTTCTTTCTATGATTTTAACTCCTCGTATAATAAATTTATGA
- a CDS encoding class I SAM-dependent methyltransferase has translation MNLDDLELIVKSNLKNKTSEAKRVFHGRGNFYENFSYLTVDSFDNVLFTTFYEENELEKNIIELLENIAKNFSFENFIIQRKYKDSDLYELIFGEIPESFYVIENSLKYKINFKNRNLGLFFDIKNAREYIKSISKDKTVLNLFSYTCAFSVVSIAGGAKSVINIDMSSSSLNIGRENHHINSLDTKKVKFFSYDILKSFGKIKKLSPYDIIIIDPPSFQKGSFVLSKDYEKIIKRVDEYTNSGAIILACLNDPFVESEFIKELFNKYLINFKYINRIPQNKEFVINDEEKGLKSLVFIKK, from the coding sequence ATGAATTTAGACGATTTAGAACTTATTGTAAAAAGCAATTTAAAAAATAAAACATCTGAAGCAAAGAGAGTTTTTCATGGACGAGGAAATTTCTATGAAAACTTCTCTTATCTTACAGTTGATAGCTTTGATAATGTACTTTTTACTACTTTTTATGAAGAAAATGAACTTGAAAAAAATATTATAGAACTATTAGAAAATATAGCAAAAAATTTTAGTTTTGAGAATTTTATAATTCAACGAAAATATAAAGATAGTGACTTATATGAATTAATATTTGGAGAAATCCCTGAAAGTTTTTATGTAATTGAAAACTCTTTAAAATATAAAATAAATTTCAAGAATAGAAATCTTGGACTTTTTTTTGATATTAAAAATGCAAGAGAGTATATAAAATCTATCTCAAAAGATAAAACTGTATTAAACCTTTTTTCATATACCTGTGCATTTAGTGTAGTTTCTATTGCAGGTGGTGCAAAAAGTGTAATAAATATTGATATGAGTAGCAGTAGTTTAAACATAGGAAGAGAAAATCATCATATAAATAGTCTTGATACAAAAAAAGTAAAGTTTTTCTCTTATGATATTTTAAAATCATTTGGAAAAATTAAAAAATTGTCTCCTTATGATATTATAATTATTGATCCACCATCATTTCAAAAAGGTTCATTTGTTTTAAGTAAAGATTATGAAAAAATCATAAAAAGAGTTGATGAATATACGAATAGTGGAGCTATCATTCTTGCTTGTTTAAATGATCCTTTTGTTGAATCAGAATTTATAAAAGAACTTTTTAATAAATATTTAATAAATTTTAAATATATAAATAGAATTCCACAAAATAAAGAATTTGTAATAAATGATGAAGAAAAGGGCTTAAAGTCTCTAGTTTTTATAAAAAAATAG
- a CDS encoding acyltransferase family protein, protein MTIELTNELATFSYIQLSTYIVIASMVLIFLTSLKPTTHSDVFPIVVTNELKGLGILTVVFAHFAFMKISGTWEFLFPLSTIAGVGVDLFLFMSGFGLTVGMLKRPMKILDFYKKRVIKIFIPFWIALILLFLADAIFMDKYYSFSYIIKSILGFFPTADGFADVNSPFWYITWMIMFYLLFPILFFKNRVWLTAILLAVIATLIGTFNIFDLGSNWLHRLHTLAFSLGILGAWILYSKDGIDNKFVSYVKNFRDNSKDFKYIIMFLMFVVIFYFAQRQVGDSWPRLQSLSLPNFYIEQMASIVIMLAFIVIFVLKKVESKFLALYGSFSYEVYLIHWPLMAKYDIFFVYLPSWAAVLVWLVVFILVSMLLQRVTNFAGTYVDKFVK, encoded by the coding sequence ATGACAATAGAGCTTACAAATGAACTAGCAACATTTTCTTATATACAATTATCAACATATATTGTAATTGCTTCAATGGTTTTGATTTTTCTTACTTCTTTAAAACCAACAACACATAGTGATGTTTTTCCAATAGTTGTAACAAATGAGTTAAAAGGATTAGGTATTTTAACTGTTGTTTTTGCACACTTTGCATTTATGAAAATTAGTGGTACTTGGGAGTTTTTATTTCCACTTTCAACAATAGCTGGAGTTGGAGTTGATCTATTTTTATTTATGTCAGGTTTTGGACTTACAGTTGGAATGCTAAAAAGACCAATGAAAATATTAGATTTTTATAAAAAAAGAGTTATAAAAATTTTTATTCCATTTTGGATAGCTTTAATTCTACTTTTTCTTGCAGATGCAATTTTTATGGATAAATATTACTCATTTTCATATATTATAAAATCAATTTTAGGATTCTTCCCAACAGCAGACGGATTTGCTGATGTAAACTCTCCTTTTTGGTATATTACATGGATGATAATGTTTTATCTGTTATTTCCAATTCTATTTTTCAAAAATAGAGTTTGGCTTACTGCAATACTTTTAGCAGTAATTGCTACATTAATAGGAACATTTAATATATTTGATTTGGGGTCAAATTGGCTTCATAGACTTCATACTTTGGCATTTTCTTTAGGAATTTTAGGAGCTTGGATTTTATACTCTAAAGATGGAATTGATAATAAATTTGTAAGTTATGTAAAAAACTTCAGAGATAATTCAAAAGATTTTAAATATATAATTATGTTTTTAATGTTTGTTGTTATTTTTTATTTTGCTCAAAGACAAGTAGGAGATTCTTGGCCAAGACTTCAATCATTATCTTTACCTAACTTCTATATAGAACAAATGGCTTCAATAGTTATTATGCTTGCATTTATTGTTATATTTGTACTAAAAAAAGTTGAGAGTAAATTTTTGGCTCTTTATGGAAGTTTCTCTTATGAAGTATATTTAATACATTGGCCACTAATGGCAAAATATGATATCTTTTTTGTATATTTACCATCATGGGCAGCTGTTTTAGTTTGGCTTGTTGTATTTATTCTTGTAAGCATGCTTTTACAAAGAGTTACAAATTTTGCTGGAACTTATGTAGATAAATTTGTAAAATAA